A single window of Streptomyces xanthii DNA harbors:
- a CDS encoding MmcQ/YjbR family DNA-binding protein: MTDPGERLRALALGLPETEEGTHFGMAAYSVRGKGFASLTKDGRRVQLHLSPEETEAALAAHPGGERLERAGRTIGLRVPLEELDDAALAALVRASWRSRGGSDDPPSDLPTGIGRPATRALHGAGLRTLAEVAGLTEAELSALHGVGPKAVRILTEALAGRGLGFRRP, encoded by the coding sequence ATGACGGACCCGGGGGAACGGCTGCGCGCGCTGGCCCTCGGCCTCCCGGAGACCGAGGAGGGCACGCACTTCGGCATGGCGGCCTACTCCGTACGGGGCAAGGGCTTCGCGTCGCTGACCAAGGACGGGCGGCGTGTGCAGCTGCACCTGTCGCCCGAGGAGACCGAGGCGGCGCTCGCCGCGCACCCGGGCGGGGAACGGCTGGAGCGGGCCGGGCGGACGATCGGGCTCCGGGTGCCGCTGGAGGAACTCGACGACGCGGCGCTCGCCGCACTGGTCCGGGCGTCGTGGCGCAGCCGGGGCGGATCCGACGACCCTCCCTCGGATCTGCCCACCGGGATCGGGCGCCCGGCGACGCGGGCGCTGCACGGAGCGGGGCTGCGGACGCTCGCGGAGGTCGCCGGGCTCACGGAGGCCGAGCTGTCGGCGCTGCACGGCGTCGGCCCCAAGGCCGTACGGATCCTGACGGAGGCTCTGGCGGGGCGCGGCCTGGGGTTCCGCCGGCCGTAG
- a CDS encoding NAD(P)H-hydrate dehydratase produces MRRADDVETVRSAERALMARLPEGALMQRAAAGLAAACAELLGKVYGARVTVLAGSGDNGGDALYAGARLARRGAGVTALLLSPDRAHPGGLAALRAAGATVLDAGHDTAPSALARADLVLDGIVGIGGRGGLRPRAAELMTHVRGLVVAVDLPSGVDADTGEVHGDAVRADATVTFGTYKPGLLIDPARDHAGALRLVDIGLDLPPDGAVAEALQYADVAALLPEPTGESDKYRRGVVGVVAGSARYPGAAVLAVAGALHGGAGAVRYVGPAADAVLARFPETLVSAGPPAKAGRVQSWVIGPGLGDDTSGLADVLASDVPVLIDADGLRLADRATVRSRTAPTVLTPHAGEAAALLGVDRAEVEARRLFSVRKLAAAYDATVLLKGSTTLIATPEPGAPVRVNPTGTAWLATAGSGDVLSGLTGSLLAAGLGALDAASVGAHLHGLAARHAAQGAPVSAQDVAHALPAAWQDVRR; encoded by the coding sequence ATGCGACGTGCTGACGATGTGGAGACGGTCAGGTCCGCCGAACGCGCGCTGATGGCGCGGCTGCCCGAGGGCGCGCTGATGCAGCGGGCCGCCGCGGGCCTCGCCGCGGCCTGCGCCGAGCTGCTCGGGAAGGTGTACGGCGCCCGCGTCACCGTCCTGGCCGGCTCGGGTGACAACGGCGGCGACGCGCTGTACGCCGGTGCCCGTCTGGCCCGGCGCGGCGCGGGCGTCACCGCGCTGCTGCTCAGCCCGGACCGCGCCCACCCCGGCGGCCTGGCCGCCCTGCGCGCGGCCGGCGCCACCGTGCTCGACGCCGGTCACGACACCGCCCCCTCGGCCCTGGCCCGCGCCGACCTCGTGCTCGACGGCATCGTGGGCATCGGCGGCCGCGGCGGCCTGCGCCCCCGCGCGGCCGAACTCATGACCCACGTACGCGGCCTCGTCGTGGCCGTGGACCTGCCCAGCGGCGTGGACGCGGACACGGGTGAGGTGCACGGGGACGCGGTGCGGGCCGACGCGACGGTCACCTTCGGCACGTACAAGCCGGGCCTGCTCATCGACCCGGCACGCGACCACGCGGGCGCCCTCCGTCTCGTCGACATCGGCCTCGACCTGCCGCCGGACGGCGCCGTCGCGGAGGCCCTGCAGTACGCCGACGTGGCCGCGCTGCTCCCGGAACCGACCGGCGAGAGCGACAAGTACCGGCGCGGCGTCGTCGGCGTCGTCGCCGGCTCGGCCCGCTACCCCGGCGCGGCGGTGCTCGCCGTGGCGGGCGCGCTGCACGGGGGCGCGGGCGCGGTCCGTTACGTCGGCCCGGCCGCCGACGCGGTCCTGGCCCGCTTCCCCGAGACCCTGGTCTCGGCCGGCCCCCCGGCGAAGGCGGGCCGTGTCCAGTCCTGGGTGATCGGCCCCGGCCTCGGCGACGACACCTCCGGCCTGGCGGACGTCCTGGCCTCGGACGTGCCGGTGCTCATCGACGCGGACGGCCTGCGCCTCGCGGACCGCGCCACGGTGCGCTCCCGCACGGCGCCCACCGTCCTCACCCCGCACGCGGGCGAGGCGGCGGCGCTGCTCGGCGTCGACCGTGCCGAGGTGGAGGCCCGGCGCCTCTTCTCCGTACGGAAACTGGCCGCCGCCTACGACGCGACCGTCCTCCTGAAGGGCTCGACGACCCTGATCGCGACGCCCGAGCCCGGCGCGCCGGTCCGGGTGAACCCCACCGGCACGGCGTGGCTGGCCACGGCCGGCAGCGGCGACGTCCTGTCGGGCCTGACCGGCTCCCTCCTCGCGGCGGGGCTCGGCGCCCTCGACGCGGCCTCGGTCGGCGCCCATCTCCACGGGCTGGCGGCCCGCCACGCGGCCCAGGGCGCGCCGGTCTCCGCCCAGGACGTGGCCCACGCCCTCCCGGCGGCCTGGCAGGACGTCCGCCGGTAG
- a CDS encoding LmeA family phospholipid-binding protein, with protein MTSEIPTSDDTQRIPHARRAEEKPETEPEPEPVPRRRGRRVLKVLAGAVAVLAFLAVADRWAVLYAQDLAAEQARKALKLKAAPEVRIDGFPFLTQVAAGDLDRVQVTLPDLDAGPVSIAQVKATVDDIRIAGWPTGIDGVDLGKVRGDVLLDFADLTREVGASQVRLAPGREPGSVLARGRIPVAGTEVDVRADAQVRREGRQGVALTVANTRLVVPDVLTYTPGKGGGLQLAAPATGRMDRAEFEETTGERLAPGRLLKGPAVDALVEHPALLEPAGIDPSLLRGLREAREPKVAEAMEFSAALPSGLPGDLGLRRLSVTPGGIRARLTGADVSVPAP; from the coding sequence GTGACTTCCGAGATACCGACCTCAGACGACACGCAGCGCATCCCGCACGCCCGGCGGGCCGAGGAGAAGCCGGAGACGGAGCCGGAGCCGGAGCCGGTGCCGCGCCGCAGAGGGCGACGCGTGCTGAAAGTCCTCGCGGGGGCGGTGGCCGTCCTCGCGTTCCTGGCCGTCGCCGACCGCTGGGCCGTGCTCTACGCCCAGGACCTCGCGGCCGAACAGGCGCGGAAGGCCCTGAAGCTCAAGGCCGCGCCCGAGGTGCGGATCGACGGCTTCCCGTTCCTCACCCAGGTCGCGGCCGGTGACCTCGACCGGGTTCAGGTCACCCTCCCCGACCTCGACGCCGGGCCGGTCTCGATCGCACAGGTGAAGGCCACCGTCGACGACATACGGATCGCGGGCTGGCCCACCGGGATCGACGGCGTGGACCTCGGGAAGGTCCGCGGCGACGTCCTGCTCGACTTCGCCGACCTGACCCGGGAGGTCGGCGCCTCCCAGGTCCGCCTGGCCCCGGGCCGTGAGCCCGGCTCGGTCCTCGCCCGGGGGCGGATCCCGGTCGCCGGTACGGAGGTCGACGTACGGGCGGACGCGCAGGTCCGCCGGGAGGGCCGACAGGGGGTCGCGCTCACCGTGGCGAACACGCGGCTCGTCGTCCCGGACGTCCTCACGTACACGCCGGGCAAGGGCGGAGGCCTGCAACTGGCCGCGCCGGCGACGGGGCGGATGGACCGGGCCGAGTTCGAGGAGACCACGGGGGAACGGCTCGCCCCCGGGCGGCTGTTGAAGGGCCCGGCGGTGGACGCGCTGGTCGAGCACCCGGCCCTGCTGGAGCCGGCCGGCATCGATCCGTCGCTGCTGCGGGGGCTTCGGGAGGCGCGGGAGCCGAAGGTGGCGGAGGCGATGGAGTTCTCGGCGGCGTTGCCCTCCGGGTTGCCGGGGGATCTTGGGCTCCGGCGTCTTTCGGTGACCCCGGGTGGGATCCGGGCGCGGCTCACCGGGGCGGACGTGAGCGTCCCCGCGCCGTAG
- the coaA gene encoding type I pantothenate kinase, producing the protein MAPRSATSRSAHRQRPEATPYVDLTRSEWSALRDKTPLPLTAEELERLRGLGDVIDLDEVRDIYLPLSRLLNLYVGATDGLRGALNTFLGEKGTQSGTPFVIGVAGSVAVGKSTVARLLQALLSRWPEHPRVERVTTDGFLLPTKELEARGLMARKGFPESYDRRALTRFVADIKAGKDEVTAPVYSHLIYDIVPGQQLTVRRPDILIVEGINVLQPALPGKDGRTRVGLADYFDFSVYVDAKAEDIERWYLNRFLKLRATAFQDPSSYFRKYTQVSEEEALDYARTTWRTVNKPNLLENVAPTRGRAGLVIRKGSDHKVQRLRLRKL; encoded by the coding sequence CTGGCTCCACGATCCGCGACTTCCCGGAGCGCCCACCGGCAACGGCCGGAGGCGACTCCCTACGTCGACCTCACCCGCAGTGAATGGAGCGCCCTGCGCGACAAGACGCCGCTGCCTCTGACCGCCGAGGAGCTGGAACGGTTGCGCGGCCTCGGCGACGTGATCGACCTCGACGAGGTCCGCGACATCTACCTGCCGCTCTCCCGGCTGCTGAACCTCTACGTGGGCGCCACCGACGGCCTGCGCGGCGCGCTCAACACGTTCCTCGGCGAGAAGGGCACCCAGTCCGGCACCCCCTTCGTCATAGGGGTCGCCGGCTCGGTCGCCGTCGGCAAGTCCACCGTGGCCCGCCTGCTCCAGGCCCTGCTCTCGCGCTGGCCGGAGCACCCGCGCGTGGAGCGCGTCACCACCGACGGCTTCCTGCTGCCCACCAAGGAGCTGGAGGCCCGCGGCCTGATGGCCAGGAAGGGCTTCCCGGAGTCCTACGACCGCCGTGCCCTGACCCGGTTCGTCGCCGACATCAAGGCGGGCAAGGACGAGGTCACCGCCCCCGTCTACTCCCACCTCATCTACGACATCGTGCCCGGCCAGCAGCTGACGGTGCGCCGCCCCGACATCCTCATCGTCGAGGGCATCAACGTGCTGCAGCCCGCCCTGCCCGGCAAGGACGGCCGCACCCGCGTCGGCCTCGCCGACTACTTCGACTTCAGCGTGTACGTGGACGCGAAGGCCGAGGACATCGAGCGCTGGTACCTCAACCGCTTCCTGAAGCTGCGAGCGACGGCCTTCCAGGACCCGTCCTCGTACTTCCGCAAGTACACGCAGGTGTCGGAGGAGGAGGCGCTCGACTACGCGCGCACGACCTGGCGCACCGTCAACAAGCCCAACCTGCTGGAGAACGTGGCCCCCACCCGCGGCCGCGCCGGTCTCGTCATCCGCAAGGGGTCCGATCACAAGGTGCAGCGCCTGCGGCTCCGCAAACTCTGA
- a CDS encoding DUF389 domain-containing protein gives MLHLRLITPARTTDDAVRLIEGTVGTTHLVVLPGAARDPSGDVVMCDVAREACDELLVGLSGLGIETDGSIAVENIDLSLSERADRAEDDAPGEGADAVLWAHLTDATHEESTLSWTYLAFLTIATMIAACGVVLDNAILIVGAMAVGPEFGPLAGICTALVQRAPRLALRSLTALLVGFAVAMTVTVGFAHFMDAVNLFSEAQLEAKRPNTGFVYAPDWFSFVVAVLAGAAGVLSLTSTKSGAMVGVAISVTTVPAAANAAVALGYRDVDQTWGSTEQLLLNLLGIILAGTTTLLVQKLFWARKRKTA, from the coding sequence ATGCTGCATCTGCGCCTGATCACGCCCGCCCGGACGACGGACGACGCGGTGCGTCTCATCGAGGGGACCGTCGGCACCACGCACCTCGTGGTGCTCCCGGGAGCGGCCCGCGACCCGTCGGGCGACGTCGTCATGTGCGACGTCGCCCGTGAGGCCTGCGACGAACTCCTCGTCGGGCTCAGCGGCCTGGGCATCGAGACGGACGGCTCGATCGCCGTCGAGAACATCGACCTGTCCCTGTCGGAGCGCGCCGACCGGGCCGAGGACGACGCCCCGGGCGAGGGCGCCGACGCGGTGCTCTGGGCCCATCTGACGGACGCCACGCACGAGGAGTCCACGCTCAGCTGGACCTACCTGGCGTTCCTCACCATCGCCACGATGATCGCGGCGTGCGGCGTCGTCCTCGACAACGCGATCCTGATCGTGGGCGCGATGGCGGTCGGCCCGGAGTTCGGCCCGCTCGCCGGCATCTGCACGGCCCTGGTCCAGCGCGCCCCGCGGCTGGCCCTGCGCTCCCTGACCGCGCTGCTCGTGGGCTTCGCGGTGGCGATGACGGTGACGGTCGGCTTCGCCCACTTCATGGACGCCGTGAACCTCTTCAGCGAGGCCCAGTTGGAGGCGAAGCGCCCCAACACGGGCTTCGTCTACGCCCCCGACTGGTTCTCGTTCGTGGTGGCGGTCCTCGCGGGCGCGGCCGGAGTCCTCTCCCTCACCTCGACGAAGTCGGGCGCGATGGTCGGCGTGGCGATCTCCGTGACGACGGTCCCGGCGGCGGCGAACGCCGCGGTGGCCCTCGGCTACCGCGACGTCGACCAGACCTGGGGCTCCACGGAACAACTCCTCCTGAACCTCCTGGGCATCATCCTGGCCGGCACGACGACCCTGCTCGTCCAGAAGCTCTTCTGGGCCAGGAAACGCAAGACGGCCTGA
- a CDS encoding holo-ACP synthase, with the protein MSIIGVGIDVAEIERFAASLERTPGLAGRLFLPDELLLPSGERRGVASLAARFAAKEAIAKALGAPAGLHWTDAEVWVEPSGQPRMRVTGTVAARASELGVRSFHVSLSHDAGVASAVVVAEG; encoded by the coding sequence ATGAGCATCATCGGGGTCGGAATCGACGTGGCCGAGATCGAGCGGTTCGCGGCGTCGCTGGAGCGGACGCCGGGGCTGGCCGGGCGCTTGTTCCTGCCGGACGAGCTGCTGCTGCCCAGCGGAGAGCGGCGCGGGGTGGCCTCGCTGGCCGCGCGGTTCGCGGCCAAGGAGGCGATCGCCAAGGCGCTCGGGGCGCCGGCCGGGCTGCACTGGACCGACGCGGAGGTCTGGGTCGAGCCCAGTGGGCAGCCGCGGATGCGGGTGACCGGGACGGTGGCGGCGCGGGCCTCGGAGCTCGGGGTGCGGTCCTTTCATGTGTCGCTGAGCCATGACGCGGGGGTGGCGTCGGCGGTGGTGGTGGCCGAAGGCTGA
- the glmS gene encoding glutamine--fructose-6-phosphate transaminase (isomerizing) has product MCGIVGYVGSQSALDVVLAGLKRLEYRGYDSAGVAVLADGSLAAAKKAGKLANLEKELVDRPLPAGATGIGHTRWATHGGPTDTNAHPHLDNAGRVAVVHNGIIENFAALREELAGRGHVLASETDTEVVSHLLAEEYSASGDLAEAMRLVCRRLEGAFTLVAAHADEPDVVVGARRNSPLVVGVGEGEAFLASDVSAFIAHTRSAIELGQDQVVELRRDGVTVTDFDGRPADVRHYHVDWDASAAEKGGYDYFMLKEIAEQPKAVADTLLGRIGAEGQLTLDELRIPPQVLRMVDKVVIVACGTAFHAGLIAKYAIEHWTRIPCEVELASEFRYRDPILDARSLVIAISQSGETMDTLMALRHAREQGATVLAICNTNGSTIPRESDAVLYTHAGPEVAVASTKAFLTQLVACYLVALYLGQVRGTKWADEILAVVRDLARIGEEVERVLETMEPVRELARSLAAHDTVLFLGRHVGYPVALEGALKLKELAYMHAEGFAAGELKHGPIALIEPGLPVVVVVPSPRGRSVLHDKIVSNIQEIRARGARTIVIAEEGDEAVVPYADHLVRVPATPTLLQPLVATVPLQVFACELATARGNEVDQPRNLAKSVTVE; this is encoded by the coding sequence ATGTGCGGAATCGTGGGATACGTAGGGTCGCAGTCGGCGCTGGACGTGGTCCTGGCCGGGCTGAAGAGGCTGGAGTACCGGGGGTACGACTCCGCCGGTGTGGCCGTGCTCGCCGACGGGTCGCTCGCCGCGGCCAAGAAGGCGGGCAAGCTGGCCAACCTGGAGAAGGAACTGGTGGACCGGCCGCTGCCGGCCGGTGCCACCGGGATCGGACACACCCGGTGGGCCACCCACGGCGGCCCGACCGACACCAACGCGCACCCGCACCTCGACAACGCGGGCCGGGTCGCCGTCGTCCACAACGGGATCATCGAGAACTTCGCCGCGCTGCGCGAGGAGCTCGCCGGGCGCGGGCACGTGCTGGCCTCCGAGACCGACACCGAGGTCGTGTCCCACCTGCTCGCCGAGGAGTACTCGGCGAGCGGGGACCTCGCGGAGGCGATGCGGCTCGTGTGCCGGCGCCTCGAAGGCGCGTTCACGCTGGTCGCGGCGCACGCGGACGAGCCCGACGTGGTCGTCGGCGCGCGCCGGAACTCGCCGCTCGTCGTCGGGGTCGGCGAGGGCGAGGCGTTCCTCGCCTCGGACGTCTCCGCGTTCATCGCGCACACCCGCTCCGCGATCGAGCTCGGCCAGGACCAGGTCGTCGAGCTGCGCCGCGACGGGGTGACCGTGACCGACTTCGACGGGCGGCCCGCCGACGTGCGGCACTATCACGTCGACTGGGACGCCTCCGCCGCCGAGAAGGGCGGCTACGACTACTTCATGCTCAAGGAGATCGCCGAGCAGCCGAAGGCCGTCGCGGACACGCTGCTCGGGCGGATCGGCGCCGAGGGGCAGCTCACCCTGGACGAGCTGCGGATCCCGCCGCAGGTGCTGCGGATGGTCGACAAGGTCGTCATCGTGGCGTGCGGGACCGCCTTCCACGCCGGGCTCATCGCCAAGTACGCCATCGAGCACTGGACCCGGATCCCGTGCGAGGTCGAGCTGGCCAGCGAGTTCCGCTACCGGGACCCGATCCTCGACGCCCGCTCGCTCGTCATCGCGATCTCCCAGTCCGGCGAGACGATGGACACGCTGATGGCGCTGCGGCACGCGCGCGAGCAGGGCGCGACGGTGCTGGCCATCTGCAACACCAACGGGTCGACGATCCCGCGCGAGTCCGACGCCGTGCTCTACACGCACGCCGGCCCCGAGGTCGCCGTGGCGTCCACGAAGGCCTTCCTCACCCAGCTCGTCGCCTGCTATCTGGTGGCGCTGTACCTGGGCCAGGTGCGGGGCACCAAGTGGGCCGACGAGATCCTCGCCGTCGTACGGGACCTCGCGCGGATCGGCGAGGAGGTCGAACGGGTCCTGGAGACGATGGAGCCCGTACGGGAGCTGGCGCGGTCGCTCGCCGCGCACGACACCGTGCTGTTCCTGGGCCGGCACGTCGGCTACCCGGTCGCGCTGGAGGGCGCGCTCAAGCTCAAGGAGCTCGCGTACATGCACGCGGAGGGCTTCGCGGCGGGTGAGCTCAAGCACGGGCCGATCGCGCTGATCGAGCCCGGCCTCCCGGTGGTCGTGGTCGTCCCGTCGCCGCGCGGACGCTCCGTCCTCCACGACAAGATCGTCTCCAACATCCAGGAGATCCGGGCCCGCGGCGCCCGCACCATCGTGATCGCGGAGGAGGGCGACGAGGCCGTCGTCCCGTACGCCGACCACCTCGTCCGCGTCCCGGCGACGCCGACCCTGCTCCAGCCGCTGGTCGCGACCGTGCCGCTCCAGGTGTTCGCCTGCGAGCTGGCGACCGCCCGCGGCAACGAGGTCGACCAGCCCCGCAACCTGGCGAAGTCGGTGACCGTGGAATGA
- a CDS encoding cellulase family glycosylhydrolase — protein sequence MRVTLAAALAAVLLPVSAAQADTAHPSSPGTPPTASAPVLTDEHGRTLTLRGWNVEDKGNRGDAALSAITERHFRDLRAKGFDFARLLIFWDDLEPSPGRYSRAYLNKIERVLDWADRYDIHVVLDAHQDVFGPAFGHRGIPEWATRTDGLPFQRHPEDWFAEYFEPAVQRAFTHLYEDEDLRQAQARMWKVVADRFAHHPAVLGYDVINEPMGELREGEDLPTAARRIEREQLTPMYNRVADAIRTEDRDAWLFVEPTPIVGEGVPTGLGRVDDRKVVYAPHFYNTAMEAGADYDPSAGWVETYEAAVTEYPRTYKVPVVVGEWGPLNNSLPNMGPFYRDAMASLGRYSSGWAGYVWCYGGGYCAVDEKGAFRTNKEATAEPYAEAVAGTVRSSAFDAAAGVYRLTYDAARRGSHATVISLPSRGWRVGVEGGRARVRSDGPGRVVVTAVPGSRVTVTVTRG from the coding sequence CTGCGTGTGACCCTTGCGGCCGCTCTGGCGGCCGTCCTGCTCCCGGTCTCGGCCGCCCAGGCCGACACCGCGCACCCGTCCTCCCCCGGTACGCCGCCCACCGCGTCCGCCCCCGTACTGACCGACGAGCACGGCCGGACGCTCACGCTGCGCGGCTGGAACGTCGAGGACAAGGGGAACCGCGGGGACGCGGCCCTGTCCGCGATCACCGAGCGGCACTTCCGCGACCTGCGGGCCAAGGGCTTCGACTTCGCCCGGCTGCTGATCTTCTGGGACGACCTGGAGCCGAGCCCGGGCCGGTACAGCCGCGCCTACCTGAACAAGATCGAGCGGGTCCTGGACTGGGCGGACCGCTACGACATCCATGTCGTCCTCGACGCCCACCAGGACGTCTTCGGCCCCGCCTTCGGGCACCGCGGCATCCCGGAGTGGGCGACCCGCACCGACGGGCTGCCCTTCCAGCGGCACCCCGAGGACTGGTTCGCGGAGTACTTCGAGCCGGCCGTGCAGCGGGCCTTCACGCACCTGTACGAGGACGAGGACCTGCGGCAGGCGCAGGCCCGCATGTGGAAGGTCGTCGCCGACCGCTTCGCGCACCACCCGGCCGTCCTCGGCTACGACGTGATCAACGAGCCGATGGGCGAGCTGCGGGAGGGCGAGGACCTGCCGACGGCGGCCCGGCGCATCGAGCGCGAGCAGCTCACCCCGATGTACAACCGGGTCGCGGACGCGATCCGCACCGAGGACCGCGACGCCTGGCTGTTCGTGGAGCCGACCCCGATCGTCGGCGAGGGCGTCCCCACGGGCCTCGGCCGCGTCGACGACCGCAAGGTCGTGTACGCCCCGCACTTCTACAACACGGCCATGGAGGCGGGCGCGGACTACGACCCGTCGGCGGGCTGGGTCGAGACGTACGAGGCGGCGGTCACGGAGTACCCGCGCACGTACAAGGTCCCGGTCGTCGTCGGCGAATGGGGCCCGCTGAACAACTCCCTGCCGAACATGGGGCCCTTCTACCGCGACGCGATGGCCTCCCTGGGCCGCTACAGCTCCGGCTGGGCGGGCTACGTCTGGTGCTACGGGGGCGGGTACTGCGCCGTCGACGAGAAGGGGGCGTTCCGTACGAACAAGGAGGCGACGGCGGAGCCCTACGCGGAGGCGGTCGCCGGGACGGTTCGTTCCTCGGCGTTCGACGCGGCGGCGGGTGTCTATCGTCTCACCTACGACGCGGCGCGGCGCGGCTCGCACGCGACGGTGATCTCGCTTCCGTCGCGGGGGTGGCGGGTCGGCGTCGAGGGCGGCCGGGCGCGGGTCCGTTCGGACGGCCCGGGGCGGGTCGTGGTGACGGCGGTGCCGGGTTCTCGGGTGACAGTCACGGTGACCCGGGGCTGA
- a CDS encoding alpha/beta hydrolase yields MTTPDMSTTPGASATAHRLPVPGATLHYETRGTGPALLLLPGAGGDAAVLDPVADALADTFTVITHDPRGYSRSARDAPDSEQRVAEHAEDARRLLDAVSPDAPAYVAGSSSGAIVTLDLLARFPGRVRAAVAHEPPSWSVLPDAAEHLALFQEVYETLEAEGLAAAGERFLRGVGPVMLPPPDSEGAPAPRTAEMMRRLAANAPSAIRHEFRSFAAYDPDLAALSRFAGRLTLAVGEQTLPHLPSRPATVLAGELGLAPAPFPGAHNGWSTHPGRTAALLRSHLLGDTR; encoded by the coding sequence TTGACCACCCCAGACATGTCGACCACCCCAGGAGCGTCGGCCACCGCGCACCGCCTCCCCGTGCCCGGCGCCACCCTCCACTACGAGACCCGCGGCACCGGCCCCGCCCTCCTCCTGCTCCCCGGCGCGGGCGGTGACGCGGCCGTCCTGGACCCGGTGGCGGACGCCCTCGCGGACACGTTCACCGTGATCACGCACGACCCGCGCGGCTACTCCCGCAGCGCCCGGGACGCCCCGGACTCCGAGCAGCGGGTGGCCGAGCACGCCGAGGACGCGCGGCGCCTGCTCGACGCGGTGTCGCCGGACGCGCCCGCGTACGTGGCCGGGTCGTCGAGCGGCGCGATCGTCACCCTGGACCTGCTGGCCCGGTTCCCCGGGCGGGTCCGCGCCGCGGTGGCGCACGAGCCGCCGTCGTGGAGCGTGCTGCCCGACGCGGCGGAGCACCTGGCCCTGTTCCAGGAGGTGTACGAGACGCTCGAGGCCGAGGGCCTGGCCGCCGCGGGCGAGCGGTTCCTGCGCGGGGTCGGCCCGGTGATGCTTCCCCCGCCGGACTCGGAGGGCGCGCCCGCACCGCGTACGGCCGAGATGATGCGACGCCTGGCCGCGAACGCGCCGTCGGCGATCCGCCACGAGTTCCGTTCCTTCGCCGCGTACGACCCGGATCTCGCCGCGCTGTCCCGGTTCGCCGGGCGCCTGACCCTGGCCGTCGGCGAGCAGACCCTCCCCCATCTGCCGAGCCGCCCCGCGACCGTCCTCGCCGGGGAACTGGGCCTCGCCCCCGCCCCCTTCCCCGGCGCCCACAACGGCTGGTCCACGCACCCCGGCCGCACCGCCGCACTGCTGCGCTCCCACCTCCTGGGAGACACTCGATGA
- a CDS encoding TetR-like C-terminal domain-containing protein, whose product MARAGLTTERVVAAAADLADTVGFEHITIAALARGFGVKDASLYAHVRGLSDLHTRVAIRSGLDLSERIADALAGRSGRAALLAFAHAYRGFALAHPGRYAATQLELDPEVFDEHPALRRNLTCTYALLQGYGLTEPALTDAGRMLRSTFHGFVTLELAGGFRHSRDVEATWANGLEALHVMLSNWPEGQDR is encoded by the coding sequence ATGGCGCGGGCAGGTCTGACGACGGAGCGGGTGGTGGCGGCCGCCGCCGACCTCGCGGACACCGTCGGCTTCGAGCACATCACCATCGCGGCGCTGGCCCGCGGCTTCGGCGTGAAGGACGCGAGCCTGTACGCCCATGTCCGTGGCCTCTCCGACCTGCACACCCGGGTCGCGATCCGCTCCGGGCTCGACCTCTCCGAGCGGATCGCGGACGCCCTGGCGGGCCGCTCGGGCCGTGCGGCGCTGCTCGCCTTCGCGCACGCGTACCGGGGTTTCGCCCTCGCGCACCCGGGCCGGTACGCGGCGACGCAGTTGGAGCTCGACCCCGAGGTCTTCGACGAACACCCGGCGCTGCGCCGCAATCTGACCTGCACCTACGCGCTGTTGCAGGGCTACGGACTGACCGAGCCGGCCCTGACGGACGCGGGCCGGATGCTGCGCAGCACGTTCCACGGCTTCGTCACGCTCGAACTCGCGGGCGGCTTCCGCCACTCCAGGGACGTCGAGGCCACGTGGGCCAACGGCCTGGAGGCCCTGCACGTCATGCTCTCCAACTGGCCGGAAGGACAGGACCGTTGA